One region of Oryza glaberrima chromosome 7, OglaRS2, whole genome shotgun sequence genomic DNA includes:
- the LOC127778368 gene encoding uncharacterized protein LOC127778368, which yields MAAAARLVSTTLARSSSLAAAARRPDLLASSPRGFSSMADSIQRSGSGDITRVLFCGPYWPASTNFTKEYLQSYPFIQVDEVGLEEVPDVIQNYHLCVVKNRRLDSDTIAKASQMKIIMQYGVGLEGVDVNAATEHKIKVARIPGSTTGNAVSCAEMAIYLTLGVLRKQKVMDTAVKRKDLGIPVGDTIFGKSVLILGFGAIGVEIAKRLRPFGVKILATKRNWSSDTLPCDIDELVDKKGGPEDMYEFAGEADIVITCLLLTNETVGIVDHKFLSAMKKGSYLVNIARGRLLDYDAVFNHLKSGHLGGLGIDVAWTEPYDPEDPILKFSNVIITPHIAGVTEYSYRTMAKVVGDVALKLHSGEPITEVEFVN from the exons ATGGCCGCCGCTGCCAGACTCGTCTCCACCACTCTcgcgcgctcctcctccctcgccgccgccgcgcgccgccccgaccttctcgcctcctcgccgcgtg GTTTTTCAAGCATGGCAGATTCAATTCAAAGGAGCGGCTCTGGCGATATTACGCGGGTTTTATTCTGTGGACCTTATTGGCCTGCTTCTACCAACTTCACCAAGGAGTATTTGCAGAGCTATCCATTTATTCAG GTTGATGAAGTAGGTCTAGAGGAGGTACCTGATGTTATTCAAAATTACCACTTATGTGTAGTGAAAAATCGACGTCTAGACTCAGATACCATTGCCAAGGCAAGTCAGATGAAGATCATTATGCAATATGGTGTTGGATTAGAAG GTGTCGATGTAAATGCTGCTACAGAACACAAGATTAAAGTTGCACGGATACCTGGGAGTACAACAGGAAATGCAGTCTCTTGTGCAGAAATGGCAATCTATCTTACTCTGGGTGTCCTAAGGAAGCAA AAGGTGATGGATACTGCTGTGAAACGTAAGGACCTGGGCATTCCAGTTGGAGATACAATATTTGGAAAATCA GTCCTTATCTTGGGATTTGGAGCCATTGGAGTAGAAATTGCCAAGAGGCTAAGACCCTTTGGAGTAAAAATTCTTGCTACCAAACGAAATTGGTCATCTGATACATTGCCATGTG ATATAGATGAATTGGTCGATAAGAAAGGTGGACCAGAAGATATGTATGAATTTGCTGGAGAGGCTGACATAGTTATAACATGCTTGCTATTGACAAATGAAACA GTTGGAATTGTGGATCATAAGTTCCTCTCTGCAATGAAAAAG GGATCATATCTGGTCAATATTGCTAGAGGACGTCTACTGGACTACGACGCTGTGTTTAATCACCTGAAATCAGGCCATTTAGGTGGTTTGGGCATTGATGTTGCTTGGACGGAACCATATGATCCAGAGGATCCAATTCTGAAGTTCTCAAATGTTATTATAACCCCACATATTGCTGGAGTCACGGAATACTCTTACAGGACGATGGCAAAG GTTGTTGGTGATGTTGCCCTGAAGCTTCATTCAGGGGAGCCAATCACTGAAGTGGAATTTGTGAACTAA